In the Harmonia axyridis chromosome 3, icHarAxyr1.1, whole genome shotgun sequence genome, one interval contains:
- the LOC123675319 gene encoding uncharacterized protein LOC123675319: MEENIALGNEDAITPTFQQLHMRPGWLGLTCSDKATVEWLKSIQPKLKPWEGADLRIAEEAQLPHPEILVGYLPDSHDLSNEKILKAVENQNAGLKTCSWRVLRRGPSGPMLEIVISADRTSVERIRAKNWRINNFFGQTNLRLKGPKTMAERRGAPQASTSGPASKRPKGEVKKKVVKPPGNEEAIKPTTSSGGRADPQRRDNGGSDGEKPAVPSEKPSGHPAS; encoded by the coding sequence ATGGAAGAGAATATTGCACTGGGGAACGAGGACGCCATAACGCCTACGTTCCAGCAACTGCATATGAGGCCAGGCTGGCTTGGGCTGACATGCTCTGACAAAGCCACTGTGGAGTGGCTGAAGAGCATACAGCCAAAACTCAAACCTTGGGAGGGAGCTGATCTGAGGATAGCCGAAGAGGCACAACTGCCTCACCCGGAGATCCTGGTCGGATATCTCCCCGACAGCCATGATCTCTCCAATGAGAAAATTCTCAAGGCGGTAGAGAATCAGAACGCAGGGCTCAAAACCTGCAGCTGGAGAGTCCTTCGAAGGGGACCATCAGGACCCATGCTCGAGATTGTCATCTCGGCTGATAGAACATCGGTCGAGAGAATTAGAGCGAAGAATTGGCGGATAAACAACTTTTTCGGACAAACAAATCTTCGCCTTAAGGGACCAAAGACAATGGCCGAGAGGAGAGGAGCACCTCAGGCCTCAACCTCTGGTCCGGCGTCGAAAAGGCCCAAAGGGGAGGTAAAGAAGAAGGTGGTGAAGCCtccaggaaatgaagaggccataaAACCGACCACTAGCTCTGGGGGGAGGGCTGATCCGCAAAGGCGTGATAATGGGGGGTCCGACGGAGAAAAACCTGCGGTCCCTTCCGAAAAGCCTAGCGGACATCCAGCCTCATAA
- the LOC123675320 gene encoding uncharacterized protein LOC123675320 yields MQFKYLEVELSSGDGVEKEVGEQVAKAAKIAGCLSRTIWCNKNMKTEVKSRIYKAVIRPILTYTAETRPETAKTKRLMETTEMRVLRRIAGKTLMNRNTSESIRDACGVDNVNYWVLKRRKEWDEHISRMDEGRVVKIARDRSPRGRRSLGRPRKRWSDGLRGDD; encoded by the coding sequence ATGCAGTTCAAATATCTGGAAGTGGAGCTGTCGAGTGGTGATGGCGTTGAGAAGGAGGTGGGAGAACAGGTAGCGAAAGCAGCAAAGATAGCTGGATGTCTTAGTCGAACAATATGGTgcaacaaaaatatgaaaactgaGGTCAAATCCAGAATATACAAGGCGGTTATAAGACCAATCCTGACATACACCGCCGAAACAAGGCCAGAAACAGCGAAGACCAAACGCTTAATGGAGACAACAGAGATGAGAGTGTTGAGAAGAATTGCGGGCAAAACACTCATGAACAGAAACACGAGCGAAAGCATAAGAGATGCATGCGGGGTGGATAATGTGAATTACTGGGTACTAAAACGGCGAAAAGAATGGGATGAACATATTAGCAGAATGGATGAGGGAAGAGTGGTAAAGATAGCTCGAGATAGATCTCCAAGGGGACGCAGAAGTTTGGGGCGACCCAGGAAAAGGTGGAGTGATGGCCTGAGGGGTGATGACTGA